In one Gracilinanus agilis isolate LMUSP501 chromosome 6, AgileGrace, whole genome shotgun sequence genomic region, the following are encoded:
- the KIAA0232 gene encoding uncharacterized protein KIAA0232 homolog, which yields MHPLCTVVVDGLPSESSSSSYPGPVSVSEMSLLHALGPVQTWLGQELEKCGIDAMIYTRYVLSLLLHDSYDYDLQEQENDIFLGWEKGAYKKWGKSKKKCSDLTLEEMKKQAAVQCLRSASDESSGIETLVEELCSRLKDLQSKQEEKINKKLEGSPSPEAEISPTAKDQVEMYYEAFPPLSEKPVCLQEIMTVWNKSKVCSYSSSSSSSTAPPATTDTSSPKDCNSESEVIKERSSEMSSTVHERLQLKKSKNEKENKFNNGTIEEKPAFYKKQARHKSEGKIRPRSWSSGSSEAGSSSSGNQGELKASMKCVKVRHRTREIRNKKGRNGQNRISVKTSERAERKFHAGSSSSSSSGSIKQLCKRGKRHLKEIGRNDTGNTEGKDLYLESRNEKEYKEEPLWYTEPIAEYFVPLSRKSKLETTYRHRQDTCDLASEAVEALSESVHGLCISNNNIHKTYLAAGTFIDGHFVEMPAVINEDIDLTGTSLCSQQEDTKYLDDVHLSELTHFYEVDIDQSMLDPGASDTMQGESRILNMIRQKSKEKTDFEAECCIVLDGMELQGESAIWTDSTSSVGAEGLILQDLSNLAQFLECCSSSSSGDADGESFGGDSPIRLSPILDSTMLSSHMLAGNQELFSDINEGSGINSCFSVFEVQCSNSVLPFSFETLNLGNENTDSSSSANMLGKTQSRLLIWTKNSAFDENEHCSNLSTRTCSPWSHSEETRSDNETLNIQFEESTQFNVEDINYVVPRVSSNYVDEELLDFLQEETCQQNDRTLGEMPNLVFKKKSKLESVCGIQLEQKTESKDYEATQVCSDSSPPGDGYSSGVIKDIWTNMADRNSVAMVEIERIDDELFSTDVNNYCCCLDTEGKMETLREPNKAVQRSEYHLWEGQKENLEKRAFVPSELSKVDGGDYTTPSKPWDVNEDKENAFILGGVYGELKTFNSDGEWAVVPPSHTKGSLLQCAASDVVTIAGTDVFMTPGNSFAPGHRQLWRPFVSFEQNDQSKSGESGLNKGFSFIFHEDLLGACGNFQVEDPGLEYSFSSFDLNNPFSQVLHVECSFEPEGIASFSPSFKPKSILCSDSDSEVFHPRICGVDRTQYRAIRISPRTHFRPISASELSPGGGSESEFESEKDEANPLPSQVDVFEDPQADLKPLEEDAEKEGHYYGKSELESGKFLPRLKKSGMEKSAQTSLDSQEESAGILPIGKQDQCLECSMKESLETDHIENSEVNCKILAPCEEEINNFCSCKAGCQFPAYEDNPVSSGELEEFPILNTDLQGMSGNQEKQCWWGKALYSPLFPGSECEECYTNTKGENGLEEYSDVKEIPNDGEHLLDFNRVSSVYEARCTEERNPGTKSNGFRKKLYSSDSSNSEDTASEGGGEWVDPCEEELFSRTHL from the exons AGCTCTGGGATTGAAACTTTAGTGGAGGAGCTCTGCTCCAGACTGAAAGACCTTCAGAGTAAGCAAG AAGAGAAGATTAACAAAAAATTAGAGGGATCTCCCTCTCCAGAGGCAGAAATATCTCCCACAGCAAAGGATCAAGTGGAAAT GTACTATGAAGCATTTCCACCACTGTCTGAGAAACCAGTTTGCCTGCAAGAAATCATGACCGTATGGAATAAATCTAAAGTTTGCTCTTACTCTAGCTCATCCTCATCATCCACAGCTCCACCAGCTACCACAGACACGTCCTCTCCCAAGGACTGCAATAGTGAAAGTGAAGTCATTAAAGAGAGAAGTAGTGAAATGTCCAGCACTGTACATGAGCGACTCCagctgaaaaaaagtaaaaatgagaaagagaacaagTTTAACAATGGCACAATTGAAGAGAAGCCTGCTTTCTATAAAAAGCAAGCCCGACACAAATCTGAAGGAAAAATTCGCCCTCGGTCCTGGTCATCAGGTTCTAGTGAAGCAGGATCAAGTTCAAGCGGTAATCAGGGAGAATTAAAAGCATCAATGAAATGTGTTAAAGTAAGGCATAGAACACGAGagattagaaacaaaaaagggCGAAATGGTCAAAACAGGATTTCAGTGAAGACCAGTGAAAGGGCTGAAAGAAAGTTTCATGCTggaagtagcagcagcagtagcagtggGTCCATCAAACAGCTGTgcaaaaggggcaaaagacatTTGAAAGAAATTGGAAGAAATGATACTGGCAACACAGAAGGAAAAGATCTATACTTGGAGAGcaggaatgaaaaagaatataaagaggaaCCATTATGGTATACGGAACCAATTGCAGAATATTTTGTTCCTCTGAGCAGAAAAAGTAAACTTGAGACTACATACCGACACAGGCAAGATACATGTGATCTAGCATCAGAAGCAGTAGAAGCATTGTCAGAATCAGTGCATGGTCTTTGTATTAGCaacaataatattcataaaacatACCTCGCAGCAGGTACTTTCATTGATGGTCACTTTGTAGAAATGCCTGCAGTTATAAATGAGGATATTGACCTCACTGGGACCTCATTATGTTCTCAACAAGAGGACACTAAATATTTAGATGATGTTCATCTCTCAGAACTAACACACTTCTATGAAGTGGATATTGATCAATCCATGTTGGATCCTGGTGCCTCAGATACGATGCAAGGAGAAAGTCGGATTTTGAATATGATTCGACAAAAGAGTAAAGAGAAAACTGATTTTGAGGCAGAATGTTGCATAGTGTTAGATGGAATGGAGTTGCAAGGGGAAAGTGCAATATGGACAGATTCTACCAGCTCTGTTGGTGCTGAGGGGTTAATCTTGCAAGACCTTAGTAATTTAGCTCAATTTTTGGAGTGCTGTTCATCTTCAAGCTCTGGTGATGCAGATGGGGAAAGTTTTGGAGGTGATTCTCCTATTAGACTATCACCTATCTTAGACAGCACAATGCTTAGTTCACACATGCTTGCTGGCAATCAAGAGCTCTTTTCAGATATTAATGAAGGGTCTGGTATAAACTCTTGTTTTTCAGTGTTTGAAGTGCAATGCAGTAATTCtgttttaccattttcttttgaaaCACTCAACTTGGGAAATGAAAATACAGATTCTAGTAGTAGTGCTAATATGCTTGGAAAAACACAGTCTAGGTTGCTAATATGGACCAAAAATAGTGCCTTTGATGAAAATGAACACTGTTCCAATCTTTCAACAAGAACTTGTAGTCCATGGTCACACTCAGAAGAAACACGTTCAGACAATGAGACTTTAAATATTCAGTTTGAAGAATCCACGCAGTTTAATGTAGAAGATATTAATTATGTAGTTCCCAGAGTCTCCTCAAATTATGTAGATGAAGAACTTCTGGATTTTTTGCAAGAAGAAACTTGCCAGCAAAATGATAGAACTTTAGGAGAGATGCCCAAtttggttttcaaaaaaaaatctaaactagAATCTGTCTGTGGTATTCAGCTAGAAcaaaaaacagaaagtaaagactATGAAGCTACACAAGTTTGTAGTGATAGCAGTCCACCAGGAGATGGCTACAGCTCAGGGGTTATTAAAGACATTTGGACAAATATGGCAGACAGAAATTCTGTAGCAatggtagaaatagaaagaatagatGATGAGTTGTTTTCAACAGATGTAAATAACTACTGCTGCTGTTTGGATACTGAAGGTAAAATGGAAACCCTCCGTGAGCCTAATAAGGCAGTGCAGAGATCAGAGTACCATCTAtgggagggacagaaagagaacTTGGAGAAAAGAGCATTTGTTCCAAGTGAGCTATCTAAGGTAGATGGTGGCGATTATACTACACCCTCCAAACCTTGGGATGTaaatgaagataaagaaaatgcatttattcTTGGTGGAGTTTATGGAGAACTCAAAACATTTAATAGTGATGGGGAGTGGGCAGTAGTACCACCTAGTCACACAAAAGGAAGCCTACTACAGTGTGCAGCTTCTGATGTAGTGACAATAGCTGGTACCGATGTCTTTATGACCCCAGGAAACAGCTTTGCACCAGGTCACAGGCAGTTATGGAGACCATTTGTATCATTTGAACAGAATGATCAATCTAAGAGTGGGGAAAGTGGATTAAATAAGGGGTTTTCTTTTATCTTCCATGAAGACTTACTAGGAGCTTGTGGTAACTTTCAAGTTGAAGATCCTGGGCTTGAatattcattctcttcctttgacCTAAACAATCCATTTTCACAAGTTCTTCATGTAGAATGTTCATTTGAACCAGAAGGGATTGCATCTTTCAGCCCTAGTTTTAAACCTAAATCAATCCTCTGCTCTGATTCAGACAGTGAAGTTTTTCATCCCAGGATATGTGGTGTTGACAGAACACAGTATAGGGCGATAAGGATTTCTCCAAGGACTCACTTTCGCCCAATTTCTGCATCTGAACTGTCTCCAGGAGGAGGAagtgagtcagaatttgaatctgaAAAAGATGAAGCAAATCCTCTCCCTTCTCAAGTTGATGTGTTTGAAGATCCACAAGCAGATCTCAAACCCCTGGAAGAAGATGCAGAGAAAGAAGGGCATTACTATGGAAAGTCAGAGCTTGAGTCTGGAAAATTCCTTCCCAGATTGAAAAAATCTGGAATGGAGAAGAGTGCTCAGACATCACTAGATTCCCAGGAGGAATCAGCTGGGATTTTGCCAATAGGGAAGCAAGATCAGTGTTTGGAGTGTAGCATGAAAGAATCTTTAGAAACAGACCATATAGAAAACTCAGAAGTGAATTGCAAAATATTGGCACCAtgtgaagaagaaataaataatttttgcagTTGTAAAGCAGGTTGTCAGTTCCCTGCATATGAAGATAATCCTGTTTCTTCAGGAGAGCTAGaagag TTTCCTATATTGAATACTGATCTGCAAGGAATGAGTGGCAATCAAGAGAAGCAGTGCTGGTGGGGAAAAGCGCTGTACTCTCCCCTTTTTCCTGGATCAGAGTGTGAAG AGTGTTATACAAATACCAAGGGAGAGAATGGCTTGGAAGAATATTCAGATGTTAAAGAAATACCCAACGATGGAGAGCATCTGCTAGATTTTAATAGa GTGTCTTCTGTTTATGAAGCAAGGTGTACAGAAGAAAGAAACCCTGGAACAAAATCAAATGGCTTCCGGAAAAAATTATATTCCAGCGATAGTTCCAACTCTGAAGACACAGCCTCAGAAGGTGGTGGTGAATGGGTTGATCCTTGTGAAGAGGAGCTTTTTTCTCGAACTCATCTATGA